One window of the Lytechinus variegatus isolate NC3 chromosome 3, Lvar_3.0, whole genome shotgun sequence genome contains the following:
- the LOC121410449 gene encoding uncharacterized protein LOC121410449 — translation MAERGDFTFQPWGQDNTKRRGRGRGRGQCWAGSRGGYRFQPKHNPNKVGQPPQRPRTFDCMNLEGRETNHQEGIHLLPKLELGIGSKPCIKEEVLSPGSSSSSKRSCTEMEENEENESKVHIKKRCKKNLAGTFPCSQEDNGISLVNLNGNKVRSEVISSVDKEDWDEEIRIAKLNSKQNTLCDAVDMVKEKDDGEKTTAGKIDGLTLLQGSYTSSGSTGTQHSMNLDWEVGLPSDGEVKLMSPRKFVRDKVVDCLSSAVTENCTCTSDEDSFKIKEGKQDHALCNPKGERSFSSPTAGSLKGPLIPNKSKSDSWTGSVFSQGSAKKKGKLKKKQRAATIPEYQGSTDDDTDENMQGTLLKGERSKSCRQKKGYNSASKSLKESERKFGVATAEVGKSDETQIKQKTKEKLRAEDDDGCQADDSLSDDENWKKVVKKLSADGVDAEEIQDRRPLPPELPTDKSHTDESTSMDAPLSFRQDYRARFTYPPPAYMPYNHAYPSMRPPIPYCPPIWPMMQDPYFYGPAMMRGFHPDAIARYPIIHRFPQCVQQAAETVSPTHIAQSPGSECQDRFYTVNESVPEREGYLHNMNQTCGMNAFDGIDYTYQANTVEEDETYSEDVFDSSGSQSYISQELNCETSKREPNVSFDENVPFLQTTLPDICEHHKSFDNQSDFISTEDKDYFYPRVCETPSPTCTDSSVSVQIERGSRDQQNYNWYETPPTGVGATRRKSKVWGLNFKQMEYDRPGQKKEETSFSIPNNSNNSSQQPPSYAAAVCAGRPEPPDGQDRVTYISSAHLEERRKSYPGVIAPHSGWASGHPLVKFVSPQNNLGPAKEKPQESPFWQSTPRPEAFNADTSKFKSWSAGSQGWGSYNITPVPRPVSAPPKPKTFAEILQRPRRLTLEDEVRGETIPTINSWRSSTEVEDSAEIQYPSSDIDYLDTHAHIDLLFQRHMFKGTFAKFCLVNNFPTNFAGCVAIFCYPVNFSNSYSLADNLLKESNIWGSFGCHPHQVKHYDGIMEQKIKDWMNHPKTVALGEIGLDYSDRPAEITSDHELQKVIFQRQLQIALETKKPLVIHCRDAEEDTLSIMSKMVPRNHKIHRHCFTGPPQDAIKFLRAFPNSFIGLTALVTFPTATNTHQTARAIPLNRLLLETDTPYFLPRKVRCQKWSHPGMALLVAERIAQLRGTTLDDVLSNVRANTMTMYGI, via the exons ATGGCAGAAAGGGGAGACTTCACCTTCCAACCATGGGGGCAAGACAATACCAAGAGGCGAGGAAGGGGAAGAGGAAGAGGGCAATGCTGGGCTGGAAGCAGAGGTGGCTATCGCTTTCAACCTAAACATAATCCAAACAAGGTTGGGCAACCACCACAAAGACCAAGAACTTTTGATTGCATGAATTTAGAGGGCAGAGAAACTAATCACCAAGAAGGAATCCACCTGCTACCCAAGCTTGAGTTGGGAATAGGTTCTAAGCCATGCATAAAAGAAGAGGTGTTGAGTCCCGGATCCAGCTCATCATCAAAGAGAAGTTGCacagaaatggaagaaaatgagGAGAATGAATCAAAAGTACACATTAAGAAAAGATGCAAGAAGAACCTTGCTGGTACTTTCCCCTGTTCTCAAGAAGATAATGGCATATCTTTGGTAAATTTGAATGGAAACAAAGTAAGATCTGAAGTGATATCTTCAGTGGATAAAGAGGACTGGGATGAAGAAATACGGATTGCTAAGTTAAATTCCAAGCAGAATACTCTATGTGATGCAGTGGATATGGTCAAAGAGAAAGATGATGGTGAAAAAACAACTGCAGGGAAAATTGATGGATTGACGTTATTACAGGGGTCATACACATCTTCTGGTAGTACTGGTACTCAGCATTCCATGAACCTGGATTGGGAAGTTGGGCTACCAAGTGATGGTGAGGTCAAACTGATGTCACCAAGGAAATTTGTCAGAGATAAAGTGGTTGACTGTCTTTCAAGTGCTGTTACTGAGAATTGTACTTGCACATCAGATGAAGATTCATTCAAGATCAAAGAAGGAAAGCAGGATCATGCTTTGTGTAATCCTAAGGGAGAGAGAAGCTTTAGCAGTCCAACAGCTGGTTCACTAAAAGGGCCCTTGATACCAAATAAATCAAAGTCAGATTCTTGGACTGGTTCTGTTTTTTCTCAAGGGAGTGCAAAGAAAAAGGGTAAACTTAAAAAGAAGCAAAGGGCAGCAACAATTCCAGAATATCAAGGCAGTACTGATGATGACACTGATGAAAATATGCAGGGAACACTTCTTAAAGGTGAGAGGTCCAAAAGCTGTAGACAAAAGAAAGGATATAATTCTGCTTCTAAATCCTTGAAAGAATCTGAAAGGAAATTTGGCGTCGCCACAGCTGAGGTAGGAAAGAGTGATGAGAcccaaatcaaacaaaaaactaAGGAAAAACTTCGTgctgaagatgatgatggttgtcAAGCTGATGATTCTTTATCAGATGATGAAAACTGGAAGAAGGTTGTCAAAAAACTCTCAGCTGATGGTGTGGATGCAGAGGAAATCCAAGATAGGCGCCCACTTCCACCAGAGTTACCAACAGATAAAAGTCATACTGATGAAAGCACATCAATGGATGCCCCCTTGTCCTTTAGGCAAGATTACAGAGCTAGATTTACTTATCCCCCACCTGCATACATGCCTTACAATCATGCTTATCCTTCAATGAGACCGCCTATCCCCTATTGCCCTCCTATATGGCCAATGATGCAAGATCCTTATTTCTATGGACCAGCTATGATGAGAGGTTTTCATCCAGATGCCATTGCCAGATACCCTATCATTCATCGATTTCCTCAATGTGTTCAACAAGCAGCTGAGACAGTTTCTCCTACCCACATTGCTCAGTCTCCTGGTAGTGAATGTCAGGACAGGTTCTACACAGTAAACGAGTCGGTACCAGAAAGGGAAGGTTACCTGCACAATATGAATCAAACTTGCGGTATGAATGCATTTGATGGCATAGATTATACCTACCAAGCAAATACAGTGGAGGAAGATGAGACATATAGTGAAGATGTCTTTGATTCCTCTGGAAGTCAATCATATATTTCCCAGGAGCTGAATTGTGAGACTTCAAAAAGAGAACCAAATGTATCATTTGATGAAAATGTACCTTTTCTTCAGACTACCCTACCAGACATCTGTGAACACCACAAGAGCTTTGATAACCAGAGTGATTTCATATCTACTGAAGATAAGGATTACTTCTATCCTAGAGTTTGTGAAACACcatcacctacatgtactgaTTCTAGTGTATCAGTTCAGATAGAGAGGGGGTCGCGGGATCAGCAAAACTATAACTGGTATGAAACCCCTCCGACTGGTGTTGGTGCTACTCGTAGGAAAAGCAAAGTGTGGGGACTGAATTTCAAGCAAATGGAATATGACAGGCCTGGgcagaaaaaagaggaaacaagtttttcaatcccaaataattcaaataattccAGCCAACAGCCTCCGTCGTATGCTGCTGCAGTGTGTGCTGGTAGACCAGAGCCACCCGATGGTCAGGATAGAGTAACTTACATTTCAAGTGCCCATCTTGAAGAGAGGAGGAAGTCGTATCCTGGGGTGATAGCTCCTCACAGTGGATGGGCATCTGGTCATCCTCTTGTAAAATTTGTCAGTCCACAAAATAATCTAGGGCCAGCCAAAGAAAAGCCTCAAGAAAGTCCTTTTTGGCAGTCAACTCCTCGTCCTGAAGCATTCAATGCTGATACTAGCAAATTCAAGAGTTGGTCTGCAGGATCTCAAGGATGGGGTAGCTACAATATCACACCAGTTCCCCGTCCAGTCTCGGCACCTCCTAAACCAAAGACCTTTGCCGAAATTCTGCAGCGACCAAGACGACTAACCCTTGAAGATGAGGTGAGAGGGGAGACAATACCAACTATTAACTCATGGCGCTCATCAACAGAGGTTGAAGATTCTGCAGAAATCCAATACCCATCCAGTGATATAGACTATCTGGACACTCATGCCCACATTGACCTACTCTTTCAACGGCACATGTTCAAGGGAACCTTTGCAAAGTTCTGCTTGGTAAATAATTTCCCAACCAATTTTGCTGGATGTGTGGCCATCTTCTGTTATCCTGTCAACTTTTCAAATAGTTACTCTCTTGCTGATAACCTACTGAAAGAAAGTAACATCTGGGGATCATTTGGATGTCATCCACACCAGGTGAAGCACTATGATGGCATCATGGAACAGAAGATTAAAGACTGGATGAATCATCCAAAGACTGTTGCACTTGGAGAAATTGGATTGGATTACTCTGACAG GCCAGCAGAGATCACATCAGATCATGAGCTTCAGAAGGTGATCTTCCAACGTCAGTTGCAGATTGCCCTGGAAACAAAGAAGCCCTTAGTCATCCATTGCAGGGATGCAGAAGAAGACACACTCAGCATCATGTCCAAGATGGTGCCCAGAAATCACAAGATACACCGTCACTGTTTCACAGGACCTCCCCAGGATGCCAT AAAATTTCTGAGGGCTTTTCCGAACTCTTTCATCGGTCTGACAGCTCTAGTGACCTTCCCTACGGCTACCAACACCCATCAGACTGCCCGGGCTATCCCGCTCAATAGACTTCTGTTGGAAACAGATACACCCTACTTTCTTCCAAGGAAG GTTAGGTGTCAAAAGTGGTCTCACCCAGGTATGGCCCTCCTGGTTGCAGAACGCATTGCCCAGCTGAGAGGAACCACTCTTGATGATGTCCTTTCCAATGTAAGAGCCAATACAATGACAATGTATGGAATTTAG